The following proteins are encoded in a genomic region of Gopherus flavomarginatus isolate rGopFla2 chromosome 14, rGopFla2.mat.asm, whole genome shotgun sequence:
- the DNAJA2 gene encoding dnaJ homolog subfamily A member 2 translates to MANVADTKLYDILGVPPGASDNELKKAYRKLAKEYHPDKNPNAGDKFKEISFAYEVLSNPEKRELYDRYGEQGLREGSGGSGGMDDIFSHIFGGGLFSFMGNQSRSRNGRRRGEDMMHPLKVSLEDLYNGKTTKLQLSKNVLCSSCNGQGGKSGAVQKCSACRGRGVRIMIRQLAPGMVQQMQSVCSDCNGEGEVINEKDRCKKCEGKKVIKEVKILEVHVDKGMKHGQRITFTGEADQAPGVEPGDIVLLLQEKENEVFQREGNDLHMTHKIGLVEALCGFQFTFKHLDGRQIVVKYPPGKVIEPGCVRVVRGEGMPQYRNPFEKGDLYIKFDVQFPENNWISPEKLSELEDLLPSRPEVPTVIGDTEEVDLQEFDNTRGSGGGQRREAYNDSSDEESAHHGPGVQCAHQ, encoded by the exons ATGGCGAACGTGGCCGACACCAAGCTCTATGACATCCTGGGGGTGCCGCCCGGGGCCTCCGACAACGAGCTTAAGAAG GCATACAGAAAGCTGGCCAAGGAATACCACCCTGATAAGAATCCAAATGCAGGAGacaaa ttcaaaGAAATAAGCTTTGCCTATGAAGTTCTGTCAAATCCTGAGAAACGCGAGTTATATGATCGATACGGAGAACAGGGCCTTCGAGAAGGTAGTGGTGGAAGTGGTGGAATGGACGATATTTTCTCGCACATTTTTGGTGGTGGATTGTTCAGTTTCATGGGTAATCAGAGTAGAAGTCGCAATGGTAGAAGAAGAGGAGAAGATATGATGCATCCACTTAA AGTGTCTTTAGAAGATCTATATAATGGAAAGACAACCAAACTACAGCTTAGCAAGAATGTCCTTTGTAGTTCATGTAATGG TCAGGGTGGGAAGTCTGGAGCTGTTCAGAAGTGTAGTGCTTGccgaggtagaggtgtacgtaTTATGATCAGACAGCTGGCTCCTGGGATGGTTCAGCAGATGCAGTCTGTGTGCTCTGATTGCAATGGAGAAG GTGAAGTTATTAATGAAAAAGACCGTTGTAAAAAATGCGAAGGGAAGAAGGTGATCAAAGAAGTAAAGATTCTTGAAGTCCATGTAGATAAAGGCATGAAACATGGGCAGAGGATTACATTTACTGGAGAAGCAGATCAGGCCCCAGGAGTGGAACCAGGAGATATTGTCCTCCTGCTCCAAGAAAAGGAGAATGAG GTGTTCCAGAGAGAAGGAAATGACTTGCATATGACACACAAGATCGGACTTGTTGAAGCATTGTGTGGATTTCAGTTCACATTCAAACACCTGGATGGACGTCAGATTGTGGTGAAATATCCTCCTGGAAAAGTAATTGAACCAG GTTGTGTTCGTGTAGTTCGAGGTGAAGGAATGCCACAATATCGCAATCCCTTTGAAAAAGGAGATCTTTACATAAAGTTTGATGTGCAGTTTCCTGAAAATAACTGGATTAGCCCAGAAAAGCTCTCA GAACTTGAAGATCTTCTGCCATCTAGACCAGAAGTTCCCACTGTAATTGGTGATACAGAAGAGGTAGATCTCCAGGAATTTGATAACACTCGTGGATCAGGTGGTGGTCAGAGACGTGAAGCCTACAATGATAGTTCTGATGAAGAAAGCGCTCATCATGGACCTGGGGTACAGTGTGCCCATCAGTAA